A portion of the Bacillus thuringiensis genome contains these proteins:
- the ytvI gene encoding sporulation integral membrane protein YtvI codes for MNRNLLYMILRLIFVIVATVAGFYVLLYMSGLIYPFIIAFAFAYLINPVVNFLNQKLQFPRALAVLVSLILVFGAIVGLVTYLVTEAISATTYLLQLVTVKFPDIVTFAQQFALNHIMPLYDDLISKFNHLGEPQRYTITQNIQNLGTEATTQMKELLTAIISGLTNFISALPTTLTVLVFILLATFFISYDWHRLAQKARKLLPNRVHGYGKTIFVDLKKALFGFVKAQLTLVSMTTVIVLIGLLILRVPYAITIAIITGVVDLLPYLGTGAVFVPWVIYVFFTGDTAFAIGLLILYIVVIVQRQIMEPKVLSSNIGLDPLATLVALFVGFKLFGFLGLIIGPVTLVLLNTLHKANVFHDLWKYIKGSPSK; via the coding sequence TTGAACCGAAACTTACTATATATGATATTGCGACTCATATTTGTCATTGTAGCAACGGTAGCTGGGTTTTATGTCTTACTATACATGTCAGGGCTTATCTATCCTTTTATTATCGCTTTTGCATTTGCTTATTTGATTAATCCTGTCGTCAATTTCCTTAATCAAAAACTACAATTTCCTCGTGCACTAGCAGTACTCGTTAGCTTAATTCTCGTATTTGGAGCTATCGTTGGACTTGTTACATATCTTGTAACTGAAGCAATATCTGCCACAACATACTTACTACAACTTGTTACAGTAAAGTTTCCAGATATCGTTACATTCGCTCAGCAATTTGCACTTAATCATATTATGCCTCTCTACGATGATTTAATCTCTAAATTTAATCATCTTGGAGAACCCCAGCGCTATACAATTACACAAAACATTCAAAACTTAGGAACAGAAGCAACGACACAAATGAAAGAACTTTTAACCGCCATTATAAGCGGGTTAACGAATTTCATTAGTGCACTGCCGACAACTTTAACTGTCCTTGTATTCATTTTATTAGCCACTTTCTTCATTAGTTACGATTGGCACCGTCTTGCTCAGAAAGCAAGAAAGTTACTACCAAATCGTGTACATGGATACGGAAAAACTATTTTTGTCGACTTAAAAAAAGCTTTGTTTGGTTTTGTGAAAGCACAACTTACACTCGTATCTATGACAACCGTCATTGTACTGATCGGACTTTTAATATTACGCGTACCATACGCCATTACTATTGCGATTATTACAGGAGTTGTAGATTTACTACCCTATTTAGGCACAGGCGCAGTCTTCGTTCCATGGGTTATATACGTATTTTTCACTGGCGATACCGCATTCGCCATTGGTCTTCTCATTTTATACATCGTCGTGATTGTCCAAAGACAAATTATGGAGCCGAAAGTACTTTCATCTAACATCGGTCTCGATCCATTAGCAACACTCGTCGCTCTATTTGTCGGCTTTAAGCTTTTTGGCTTTTTAGGATTAATCATCGGTCCAGTCACCTTAGTACTACTTAATACATTACACAAAGCTAATGTCTTCCATGACTTGTGGAAATATATTAAAGGTTCACCTTCAAAATAA
- a CDS encoding DUF441 domain-containing protein encodes MISQSTLFLFILLIIGLIAKNQSLTVAIGVLFLLKFTFLGDKVFPYLQTKGINLGVTVITIAVLVPIATGEIGFKQLGEAAKSYYAWIALASGVAVALLAKGGVQLLTTDPHITTALVFGTIIAVALFNGVAVGPLIGAGIAYAVMSIIQMFK; translated from the coding sequence ATGATTAGTCAGTCAACTTTATTTTTATTCATACTACTTATTATAGGACTTATTGCTAAAAACCAATCGCTTACTGTAGCCATTGGTGTGTTATTTTTATTGAAGTTTACGTTTTTAGGAGATAAGGTCTTTCCTTATTTACAAACGAAAGGAATTAACCTAGGTGTAACGGTCATTACAATAGCGGTGCTAGTACCGATTGCGACGGGGGAAATAGGTTTTAAACAACTTGGAGAAGCAGCGAAATCGTATTATGCGTGGATTGCTTTAGCTTCAGGTGTAGCAGTCGCTTTGTTAGCAAAAGGCGGCGTACAATTATTGACGACGGATCCTCATATTACAACTGCGCTTGTTTTTGGGACAATTATAGCGGTCGCGTTATTTAATGGGGTTGCTGTAGGGCCTTTAATTGGGGCTGGAATTGCCTATGCGGTTATGAGTATTATACAGATGTTTAAATAA